In Alkalimarinus alittae, the DNA window GCCCAAAGCGGAAGCGCCTAAAGCGGAAGCGCCTAAAGCGGAAGCGCCTAAAGCGGAAGCGCCTAAAGCTGAAGCGCCTAAAGCTGAAGTGTCTAAAGCGGAAGCACCTAAAGCGGAAGCAAAGCCTACTGAATCACAATCTAACGAAGGCGAAGCTAGCAACAAGCCAGCTCAACCCCGTCGAAAGCGTGGATCAAGGGCGGCAAATGACCCGCGCTTAAGAAGAAAACAAGAATCAGCATCAGCAAACACCTCACCTGAAGCCTCTGCTAATACAGATTCACCTTCAGAGAAAACAGACTCTTAAAGACAGAGCCTTATTCGACTAGACACTGGCCTACGAAAACCTCGCTTGGTCAGTGTCTTTTTAGTTTAAACTCAAAATAACCCATCAATTAGGACTCACAGTAATGAGCGAATCATTTCAATCTTCTGTCTCAGATCATGATATCGACACTCTAGAGGATATTCTATTTGAGGACGAGTTTGCTGAAGATACACTGGACTATTTTGGTGTTCACGGACTAGCCTGTGCCTTTGTTGTAGGTCCCATAAAGATTACCGATAAAGCAATAACTGAGCTTGTGTTCAACGAACATAAAGGCATCAGCCCTGAAAAACTAACAGAAGCAGAAGCCATAATTGCTAAATTAAGAAACGGTATTTCAGCTGAGCTTTCAGCAGGTAGAACAATTGAACTACCTTTTGATGATGCAGAGGAAGAATATTACCAAGAGGCACTAACAAACTGGTGTGCTGGTTTTGTTGAGGGCTTTTTAGATCACGAAGCCGCCTGGTTTGAACGCAGCCAAGACCTGGTTGCAGAGCTACTGCTTCCTATTATGTCATTATCTCAACTATTTAATGACGAGGACTTTTCTGAAATAAACAACAATGAAAAAATAATGGATCAATTTGAAGAGCAGCTCCCCGAGCTAATGACAGACCTTTTCTTGTTCTTTCACTCAGAAAATAAATAACACAGGGTGTAAGCACTTAACCTGTAAAACGATAGCGGTAATTGTAAGCACTAAACTACCGCTAACAATGCTAACTTAAATAGCCACCTCTAAGTCATACAGCACGTTAACCGTAGCCCCCCCATCTACAAACTCAATATCTTTAGCTAAAGACCTCACTAATAATAAGCCTCTACCATAA includes these proteins:
- a CDS encoding YecA/YgfB family protein, whose translation is MSESFQSSVSDHDIDTLEDILFEDEFAEDTLDYFGVHGLACAFVVGPIKITDKAITELVFNEHKGISPEKLTEAEAIIAKLRNGISAELSAGRTIELPFDDAEEEYYQEALTNWCAGFVEGFLDHEAAWFERSQDLVAELLLPIMSLSQLFNDEDFSEINNNEKIMDQFEEQLPELMTDLFLFFHSENK